In the Anaerostipes caccae L1-92 genome, CTGGAAACGGGTCATGAAACATGGCGGCTCTCCGGACTATCAAGACTATAAGTATCTGAGCCAAATGGAAGAGAACTGTATCCGGACTCTTTTCAGACACCGCAGGGAATTGATTATTATGATGGATAAGAGCACAAAGACCAAATATGAGGATGAAAAAGAGCGCTTAGTCAGTGAAATTGAGCATCATCTGAATTCACACAAAGACATGTTAAAAAACCATGATCCGGTGTTTGTGCATATTGTAGCCAACAATTTTGTAGATGCGCTGCTTCAAATTGCATACCATTATGAAAGCGAGGAAT is a window encoding:
- a CDS encoding TetR/AcrR family transcriptional regulator, whose amino-acid sequence is MAQVLKDEIRQCILDSALEEFFTHGYVRTTIRDIAGRAGIPAGLIYSYYKNKEALFDEVLRPVCFDWKRVMKHGGSPDYQDYKYLSQMEENCIRTLFRHRRELIIMMDKSTKTKYEDEKERLVSEIEHHLNSHKDMLKNHDPVFVHIVANNFVDALLQIAYHYESEEWAMELLNKISKMYLQGIGF